The nucleotide window CGGCGATCACCTTGAAACGATCCGGCGCCGAGTTGTAGTTGAACGCCACGACATGCTCCACCAGCACCGCGTTGCACAGGCCATGGGGCAGGTCCAGGAAGCCTCCCAGGCTATGGGACATGGCGTGCACGGCGCCGAGAATCGCGTTGGAGAACGCGAGCCCGGCCTGCATGCTGCCGAGCATGATCTTTTCCCGCAGGGCGACGTCCGCCGGGTTGGCGATCATCTGCACCAGGTTGCCGTTGATCAGCCGCATCGCCTCCAGCGCATGCGGGTCGGTGAGCGGGCCGTGACCGGTGGAGACGAAGGCCTCGATAGCGTGCACCAACGCGTCGATGCCGGTACAGGCCGACAGGAACGGGTCCATGCTCAGGGTGGTTTCCGGGTCGATCAGCGAGACATCCGGCACGGCGGCCTTGCTGACGATGGAGAACTTCATGCGCTCCTGCTGGTTGGAGATGATCACGAACTGCGAGACGTCGGCCGAAGTCCCGGCCGTGGTGGGAATGAGGATCAGCGGTGGGCTCGGCACGTGCAGGGTGTCGACGCCTTCGAATTCGAGGATGTTGCGGCCATGGGCGACCACGATCCCGATGGCTTTGCCGCAGTCCATGGGGCTGCCACCACCGACCGCGACGATGACGTCACAGTGGTTTTCCCGGTACAGCTCGGCACCGAGCATCACTTCCTCGACCCGGGGGTTGGGCGAAACGTCGCTGTAGATGCAGTAATCGATACCCAGGGCCTGGAGACTGGCCTCGACATCACCCACCCAGCCGGCGGCGATGACGCCTGGATCGGTGACCACCAACACCTTGCGCGCGCCGAAGGTCTGGGCGTAATTACCGACATTGTGCCGACAACCGGCACCGAACATAATTTCAGGAGAAACGAACTTGCGCAGCGGGCTGAGGCTCATCTTTTCGGGTACATGGCTCATTGGTAAGCCTGTTCTTATTGTGTTGGATACCCAGAGCCTAAAGCATCCCGCCGGTAATGCAATCAGACCAATGGGTAGC belongs to Pseudomonas sp. B21-028 and includes:
- the ercA gene encoding alcohol dehydrogenase-like regulatory protein ErcA; the encoded protein is MSLSPLRKFVSPEIMFGAGCRHNVGNYAQTFGARKVLVVTDPGVIAAGWVGDVEASLQALGIDYCIYSDVSPNPRVEEVMLGAELYRENHCDVIVAVGGGSPMDCGKAIGIVVAHGRNILEFEGVDTLHVPSPPLILIPTTAGTSADVSQFVIISNQQERMKFSIVSKAAVPDVSLIDPETTLSMDPFLSACTGIDALVHAIEAFVSTGHGPLTDPHALEAMRLINGNLVQMIANPADVALREKIMLGSMQAGLAFSNAILGAVHAMSHSLGGFLDLPHGLCNAVLVEHVVAFNYNSAPDRFKVIAETLGVDCRGLNHRQIRTRLVEHLIALKHTIGFHETLGLHGVSTSDIPFLSQHAMDDPCILTNPRESSQRDVEVVYGEAL